One window from the genome of Cyprinus carpio isolate SPL01 chromosome B1, ASM1834038v1, whole genome shotgun sequence encodes:
- the LOC109074632 gene encoding gastrula zinc finger protein XlCGF7.1-like yields the protein MTVNRFSCVTCGKTLSTKRNLTKHERTHTEQKDFSCKICNISFLTAEERRLHSKEHSGKKAFHCEQCGKDFFTTAHNMKAHIKTHDKKSFHCSECDKYFSTKGTLDVHKRIHTGERPHKCPHCEKSFSHGSHLKTHVRLHTNERPYQCSECGKTFTDSGSLKSHQKVHSDKKPFQCKHCDKRFRQKSNLNNHERTHTGEKPYLCSYCGKSFSNPSQFVFHKRVHTGEKPYHCSVCGKSFGKHSTLQNHKRTHTGERPFKCSQCEKTFARLCILKVHQRVHTGEKPYSCSICGERFAYLGSFQTHQNKHTKEQTAPESSE from the coding sequence TGACAGTCAACAGGTTTTCTTGTGTCACCTGTGGAAAAACACTGAGCACAAAGAGAAACCTAACGAAACACGAgagaacacacacagaacagaaagACTTCAGCTGTAAGATATGCAACATCAGCTTTCTTACCGCAGAAGAGAGGAGACTTCATTCTAAAGAGCACAGCGGGAAGAAGGCGTTTCACTGTGAACAGTGCGGGAAGGATTTTTTCACCACTGCTCATAATATGAAAGCTCATATTAAGACACACGACAAAAAGTctttccactgcagtgaatgtgaCAAGTATTTCAGCACCAAAGGAACTCTTGATGTTCATAAGCGAATCCACACGGGAGAAAGACCACACAAGTGTCCTCACTGCGAGAAGAGCTTCAGCCACGGATCTCATCTGAAGACACATGTGCGTTTGCACACCAATGAGAGACCGTATCAGTGCAGTGAATGTGGGAAAACCTTTACAGACTCAGGCTCTCTAAAGTCACACCAGAAAGTACACTCTGATAAGAAACCTTTTCAGTGCAAACACTGCGACAAACGATTCCGTCAAAAATCTAATTTGAACAATCATGAGAGGactcacaccggagagaaaccgtatCTGTGCTCCTACTGCGGGAAGAGCTTTTCTAATCCATCTCAATTTGTATTTCATAAGCGagtccacactggagaaaaaccgtATCACTGCAGCGTTTGTGGAAAGAGTTTCGGAAAACATAGTACTTTACAAAACCACAAGAGGACTCATACTGGAGAAAGACCGTTCAAATGCTCACAGTGTGAAAAGACCTTTGCTCGATTATGCATCCTTAAGGTCCATCAGCGAGTTCAtacaggagagaaaccttactCCTGCTCCATCTGCGGCGAGAGATTCGCTTATTTAGGTAGTTTTCAGACCCACCAGAACAAACACACTAAAGAACAAACTGCTCCAGAATCATCAGAGTGA